The following coding sequences lie in one Xanthomonas hortorum pv. pelargonii genomic window:
- a CDS encoding N-acetylmuramoyl-L-alanine amidase, translating into MKRRQLLQTAGAALVLSPGLGYAQGLPALRSCSVQQHDEALRLRLELSAQVAYRSFHLSDPERLVIDLSGVSTQSLRIDPLPGGLAVVAIRSGPQMDGLRVVLDLAQPLAATARWEGNALVLDLAASSGTGSLSAAGRSDPSVAAAVPTRSRLHPYVVAIDAGHGGKDPGAVSADARYEKHVAMAVAGRLHQRLAADPRYRPTMIRSDDRFVPLHERVLIAHRHNADLFVSIHADAAPNSEARGASVFALSQNGASSALARWIADSENAADDMGDSARRLRVPSNPVLSQVLADLSLSGTIASSLQFGSLMLGRLQQVTRLHQNQVGQAGFAVLKSPDIPSLLVETGFMSNRDDCRRLCGDAHQDELAQTLHAGIDDYFQAFPGRA; encoded by the coding sequence ATGAAGCGGCGGCAGTTGCTGCAGACCGCCGGCGCGGCGCTGGTGCTGTCGCCGGGCCTGGGCTATGCGCAAGGGCTTCCGGCGCTGCGCAGCTGTAGCGTGCAACAGCACGATGAGGCACTGCGGCTTCGACTCGAATTGAGCGCGCAGGTCGCCTACCGCAGCTTTCATCTGTCCGATCCTGAGCGCTTGGTCATCGACCTGTCCGGCGTCTCGACCCAGTCGCTGCGGATCGATCCATTGCCTGGCGGCCTCGCAGTCGTCGCGATTCGCAGCGGTCCGCAGATGGACGGATTGCGCGTGGTGCTCGATCTGGCGCAGCCGCTGGCAGCGACTGCGCGGTGGGAGGGCAATGCGCTGGTGCTGGATCTTGCTGCGTCTTCCGGCACTGGGTCGTTGTCCGCCGCCGGTCGAAGCGATCCGTCCGTCGCAGCGGCGGTGCCCACACGTTCGCGCCTGCACCCCTACGTGGTCGCCATCGACGCCGGCCACGGCGGCAAGGATCCCGGCGCGGTCAGTGCCGATGCGCGCTACGAGAAGCATGTGGCCATGGCGGTCGCGGGGCGTCTGCACCAGCGTCTGGCGGCCGATCCGCGTTACCGGCCGACGATGATCCGCAGCGACGATCGCTTCGTGCCGCTGCATGAGCGGGTGTTGATCGCCCATCGCCACAACGCCGATCTGTTCGTCTCCATTCACGCCGATGCTGCGCCCAACAGCGAAGCACGCGGTGCCTCGGTGTTCGCGCTGTCGCAGAACGGCGCCAGCTCCGCATTGGCGCGCTGGATCGCCGATAGCGAGAACGCCGCCGACGACATGGGAGATAGTGCGCGCCGTTTGCGGGTGCCGAGCAATCCGGTGTTGTCGCAGGTGCTGGCCGATCTGTCGCTGAGCGGCACCATCGCCAGCAGCCTGCAGTTCGGCAGCTTGATGCTCGGCCGTCTGCAGCAGGTGACACGGCTGCATCAGAACCAGGTCGGGCAGGCCGGCTTTGCGGTGTTGAAGTCGCCGGATATCCCCTCGCTGCTCGTGGAAACCGGCTTCATGAGCAATCGCGACGATTGCCGGCGGCTGTGTGGCGATGCGCATCAGGACGAACTTGCGCAGACCTTGCATGCCGGCATCGACGATTACTTTCAGGCATTTCCCGGTCGCGCCTGA
- the folE2 gene encoding GTP cyclohydrolase FolE2 — translation MSATLPDVAVTELSTLSAPLRWVGMQDIAMPVRLDEAEPSGTVAARATVQVDLPQPERKGIHMSRLYRLLDQHLEQPLSPAMLSHLLQAMIDSHADCGSRAARVSLAFELMLRMPALLSEGLAGWRAYPVRIDAQCRAGRSHVRLQIDVLYASTCPCSAALSRQLLSEAFLQQHAGREALPPEDVAHWLQHHGSYATPHSQRSVAQVRVDLIACTQRFDIRELVALCEQALATPVQAAVRRIDEQAFARLNGANLMYVEDAARRLRKVLAERYANFHVAVRHFESLHAHDAVAETDSAAEGFHPFAD, via the coding sequence ATGTCCGCCACGCTTCCCGATGTTGCCGTTACCGAACTTTCCACGTTGAGCGCGCCGCTGCGTTGGGTGGGCATGCAGGACATCGCCATGCCGGTGCGCCTGGACGAAGCCGAGCCAAGCGGAACTGTGGCCGCGCGCGCCACTGTGCAGGTGGATCTGCCACAGCCCGAGCGCAAGGGCATCCATATGTCGCGGTTGTATCGATTGCTCGATCAGCACCTGGAGCAACCGTTGTCGCCGGCGATGCTGTCGCATTTGCTGCAGGCCATGATCGACAGCCACGCCGATTGCGGAAGCCGCGCGGCGCGCGTGTCGCTGGCTTTCGAGTTGATGCTGCGGATGCCGGCATTGCTGAGCGAAGGGTTGGCCGGTTGGCGCGCGTATCCGGTGCGGATCGATGCGCAATGCAGGGCGGGGCGCAGCCATGTGCGTCTGCAGATCGATGTGCTCTACGCCTCTACATGCCCATGCTCTGCGGCGTTATCGCGCCAGTTGCTGAGCGAGGCGTTCTTGCAGCAACACGCCGGGCGTGAGGCACTGCCGCCGGAAGACGTTGCGCACTGGCTGCAACATCACGGCTCGTACGCCACGCCGCATAGCCAGCGCAGTGTGGCGCAGGTGCGCGTGGACCTGATCGCCTGCACGCAGCGATTCGATATCCGCGAGCTGGTCGCGCTATGCGAACAAGCGTTGGCTACGCCGGTACAGGCAGCAGTGCGGCGCATCGACGAGCAGGCGTTTGCGCGCTTGAACGGCGCCAACCTGATGTATGTCGAAGACGCCGCGCGGCGTCTGCGCAAGGTGCTGGCCGAGCGCTATGCCAACTTCCATGTGGCTGTTCGCCATTTCGAAAGTCTGCATGCCCACGACGCGGTTGCCGAGACCGACAGCGCTGCCGAGGGCTTTCATCCATTTGCCGATTGA
- the pcnB gene encoding polynucleotide adenylyltransferase PcnB: MGNPATQNGNAIIEPSVTSPFTLRVIPRDQHTISRKDISPNELRVLYRLRESGFGAYLVGGAVRDLLVGGHPKDFDVATSATPEEVKALFRNCRLIGRRFRLAHVVFGREIIEVATFRANVDDGSGDRELDNGRLVRDNVYGSIEDDAIRRDFTCNALYYAIEDFSVRDYCGGFEDVQARLMKLIGDPELRYQEDPVRMLRAVRLAAKLNFDIEAGTAEPIPRLAGLLSEAAPARLFEEILKLFLSGHGVASFEGLERYGLLGALFPESAAALKSNRSGALRAMVLEGLRNTDARVANDEPVSPAFLFALLLWPAFCRTLMGLQAQGVQPEDAQRRAADRVTLHQLERVALPRRFSLPMQEIWLLQTRFSSRQRKRVFRTLSHPRFRAAFDFLVLRQFASPDHAADVEFWREAQKSSGQELVDAIETAQVDQEGEEGAPRKRRRRRRRTGAPAGE, translated from the coding sequence TTGGGCAATCCTGCAACACAAAACGGAAACGCCATCATCGAACCCTCAGTTACATCTCCGTTCACGCTGCGCGTCATTCCACGCGACCAGCACACCATCTCGCGCAAGGACATCAGCCCAAACGAGCTGCGCGTGCTGTACCGCCTGCGCGAATCGGGCTTTGGCGCCTACCTGGTCGGCGGCGCGGTCCGTGACCTTTTGGTTGGCGGGCATCCCAAGGATTTCGACGTCGCCACCAGCGCCACGCCGGAAGAAGTCAAAGCGCTGTTCCGCAACTGTCGTTTGATCGGCCGCCGCTTCCGCCTGGCGCATGTGGTGTTCGGCCGCGAGATCATCGAAGTGGCCACGTTCCGCGCCAACGTCGATGACGGCAGCGGCGACCGCGAACTGGATAACGGCCGGCTGGTGCGCGACAACGTCTACGGCAGCATCGAAGACGACGCGATCCGCCGCGACTTCACCTGCAATGCCTTGTACTACGCGATCGAAGATTTTTCGGTGCGCGACTATTGCGGCGGCTTCGAAGACGTGCAGGCGCGTCTGATGAAGTTGATCGGCGACCCGGAGCTGCGTTACCAGGAAGATCCGGTGCGCATGCTGCGCGCGGTGCGCCTGGCCGCCAAACTCAACTTCGATATCGAAGCAGGCACCGCAGAACCCATTCCGCGCCTGGCCGGGCTGTTGTCCGAAGCTGCGCCAGCGCGCTTGTTCGAAGAAATTCTCAAGCTGTTCCTGTCCGGGCACGGCGTCGCCAGTTTCGAAGGCCTGGAGCGGTACGGCCTGCTCGGTGCGCTGTTTCCCGAAAGTGCCGCAGCACTGAAATCCAACCGTAGCGGCGCATTGCGCGCCATGGTGCTGGAAGGCCTGCGCAATACCGATGCGCGCGTGGCCAACGACGAGCCGGTGTCACCCGCATTCCTGTTCGCCTTGCTGCTGTGGCCGGCCTTCTGCCGCACCTTGATGGGTCTGCAGGCGCAGGGCGTGCAGCCGGAAGACGCGCAGCGTCGCGCGGCCGACCGGGTCACCTTGCATCAGCTCGAGCGCGTCGCCTTGCCGCGCCGTTTCTCGCTGCCGATGCAGGAAATCTGGCTGCTGCAGACGCGCTTTTCCTCGCGTCAGCGCAAGCGCGTGTTCCGCACCTTGTCGCATCCGCGTTTTCGCGCCGCGTTCGATTTTCTGGTGCTGCGCCAGTTTGCTTCGCCGGATCACGCCGCCGACGTGGAGTTCTGGCGCGAGGCGCAGAAGTCGTCTGGCCAGGAGCTGGTCGATGCGATCGAAACCGCGCAGGTCGATCAGGAAGGCGAAGAGGGCGCACCACGCAAGCGCCGTCGCCGCCGTCGTCGCACCGGCGCCCCTGCAGGCGAGTAG
- the folK gene encoding 2-amino-4-hydroxy-6-hydroxymethyldihydropteridine diphosphokinase, which translates to MHTAFVGLGANLGPAEASVRAAIAALGALPQSTLIAASRLYCTPAWGREDQPDFINAVAQLRTTLAPLQLLDALLGIEQAFGRQRQAGERWGPRTLDLDLLLYADQVIDLPRLQVPHPHLQVRAFALLPLSELAPEAIIPGHGTVRHALQSIQVSGLEPIG; encoded by the coding sequence ATGCACACCGCCTTTGTCGGCCTGGGTGCCAACCTGGGCCCGGCCGAGGCCAGCGTGCGCGCCGCCATCGCCGCGCTCGGCGCGTTGCCGCAGTCCACGTTGATTGCGGCCTCGCGCCTGTATTGCACGCCGGCCTGGGGCCGCGAGGACCAGCCCGATTTCATCAACGCCGTGGCGCAGTTGCGTACCACGTTGGCGCCGCTGCAGTTGCTGGACGCTTTACTCGGCATCGAGCAGGCCTTCGGCCGGCAGCGCCAGGCCGGCGAGCGCTGGGGCCCGCGCACGCTGGACCTAGATCTGCTGCTGTATGCCGATCAGGTGATCGACCTGCCGCGCCTGCAGGTGCCGCATCCGCATCTGCAGGTGCGCGCCTTCGCGCTGTTGCCGCTGTCCGAGCTGGCTCCGGAGGCGATCATTCCTGGGCATGGAACAGTGCGGCACGCCCTGCAATCGATCCAGGTCAGCGGGCTGGAGCCGATTGGGTAG
- the panB gene encoding 3-methyl-2-oxobutanoate hydroxymethyltransferase codes for MSSHTDSKPWTVPALAQAKRDGRKLVMLTAYDAGFARTFDANGVDLILVGDSLGMVVQGHTSTLPVTTADMVYHTASVARALERALLVADLSFQADATPERALDAATQLLQAGAEMVKLEGAGHKLEVIRYLVEREIPVCSHLGLTPQSVLRFGGYKVQGRGEAGEQLRRDAQAVVDAGASLVVLECVPTPIAAQISAELSVPTIGIGAGPGCDGQVLVMHDMLGLDSGHRRPKFVKDFLAEGGSVAGAVRAYAQAVRDGSFPDAEHAYAA; via the coding sequence ATGAGCAGCCATACCGACAGCAAGCCCTGGACCGTGCCCGCCTTGGCGCAGGCCAAGCGCGACGGTCGAAAACTGGTCATGTTGACCGCGTACGACGCCGGCTTTGCGCGCACTTTCGATGCCAATGGCGTGGACCTGATTCTGGTCGGCGATTCGCTGGGCATGGTGGTGCAGGGGCATACCTCCACGCTGCCGGTGACCACCGCCGATATGGTCTATCACACCGCCTCGGTCGCACGTGCGCTGGAGCGTGCGTTGCTGGTAGCCGATCTGTCGTTCCAGGCCGATGCCACGCCCGAGCGTGCGCTGGACGCGGCCACCCAGCTGCTGCAGGCCGGCGCGGAGATGGTCAAGCTCGAAGGCGCCGGCCACAAGCTCGAGGTCATCCGCTATCTGGTCGAGCGCGAGATCCCGGTCTGCTCGCATCTGGGGCTGACCCCGCAATCGGTGCTGCGCTTCGGCGGCTACAAGGTGCAGGGACGTGGCGAAGCCGGCGAGCAGTTGCGTCGCGATGCGCAGGCGGTGGTCGATGCTGGCGCCAGCCTGGTCGTATTGGAATGCGTGCCGACCCCGATCGCCGCGCAGATCAGCGCCGAACTCAGTGTGCCCACCATCGGCATCGGTGCCGGCCCCGGCTGCGATGGCCAGGTACTGGTGATGCACGACATGCTGGGCCTGGACAGCGGCCATCGCCGCCCCAAGTTCGTGAAAGATTTCCTCGCCGAAGGCGGCTCGGTCGCAGGCGCGGTACGCGCGTATGCGCAAGCCGTGCGCGACGGCAGCTTTCCCGATGCAGAGCACGCGTACGCCGCATGA
- the panC gene encoding pantoate--beta-alanine ligase: MIQTITDLSTLRALVTGWKREGLRVALVPTMGNLHAGHYSLVMLARQYADRVVSSVFVNPTQFGPNEDFARYPRTPESDLRGLEDAGCDALWLPDVDTMYPLGTALATPIHAPGVSDVLEGVCRPGHFDGVCTVVARLFNQVQPDVAAFGKKDYQQLAVIRQMVADLAFPIEILGGSIVREADGLAMSSRNQYLTADERPRSAQIRKVLLQMRERYAAGTPRAQVEQTATQALEQAGFRVDYAVVRLPDLSEPGDSNTGARVALIAARLGNTRLIDNLEF, translated from the coding sequence ATGATTCAGACCATTACCGATCTTTCCACCCTGCGCGCACTGGTCACCGGCTGGAAGCGTGAGGGCTTGCGCGTGGCGCTGGTGCCGACCATGGGCAACCTGCACGCCGGCCATTATTCACTGGTGATGCTGGCGCGCCAGTACGCCGACCGTGTGGTCTCGAGCGTGTTCGTCAACCCAACCCAGTTCGGCCCGAACGAAGACTTCGCGCGGTACCCGCGTACGCCCGAGTCCGATCTGCGCGGGCTGGAAGACGCTGGCTGCGATGCGCTGTGGCTGCCGGATGTGGACACCATGTATCCGCTGGGCACCGCATTGGCCACGCCGATCCATGCGCCTGGCGTCAGCGACGTGCTGGAAGGCGTGTGCCGGCCGGGGCACTTCGATGGCGTGTGCACCGTGGTGGCGCGGTTGTTCAACCAGGTGCAGCCGGACGTGGCCGCCTTCGGCAAGAAGGACTATCAGCAGCTGGCGGTGATCCGTCAGATGGTGGCCGACCTGGCGTTTCCGATCGAGATCCTGGGCGGCAGCATCGTGCGCGAGGCCGATGGCCTGGCGATGAGCTCGCGCAACCAGTACCTGACCGCCGACGAGCGCCCGCGCTCGGCGCAGATCCGCAAAGTGTTGTTGCAGATGCGCGAGCGCTATGCCGCCGGTACGCCGCGTGCGCAAGTCGAACAGACCGCCACCCAGGCGCTGGAACAGGCCGGTTTCCGCGTCGATTACGCGGTGGTGCGTCTGCCCGACCTCAGCGAGCCGGGCGACAGCAACACCGGCGCACGCGTGGCCCTGATCGCCGCTCGTCTAGGCAACACCCGGTTGATCGATAATCTGGAATTCTGA
- the panD gene encoding aspartate 1-decarboxylase gives MHLSLLKAKIHRATVTHSELNYEGSIAIDGLLLEATGIREFEQVHIWDVTNGARFSTYAIRADEGSGIISLNGGAARHVQVGDLIIVAAFASMSEDEAKTFQPNLVYVDAHNAISHTNHSIPTQAA, from the coding sequence ATGCACCTGTCCCTGCTGAAAGCCAAGATCCACCGCGCCACCGTCACCCACTCCGAGCTCAATTACGAAGGCTCGATCGCCATCGACGGCCTGCTGCTGGAAGCCACCGGCATCCGCGAGTTCGAACAGGTGCATATCTGGGACGTCACCAACGGTGCGCGTTTCAGCACCTATGCCATCCGTGCCGACGAAGGCAGCGGCATCATCTCGCTCAACGGCGGCGCCGCGCGTCACGTGCAGGTCGGCGATCTGATCATCGTTGCCGCCTTCGCCAGCATGAGCGAAGACGAAGCCAAGACCTTTCAACCCAATCTGGTATATGTGGACGCGCACAACGCGATCTCCCACACCAACCACAGCATCCCCACGCAGGCCGCATGA